A window of Streptomyces sp. DG1A-41 contains these coding sequences:
- a CDS encoding glycoside hydrolase N-terminal domain-containing protein produces MTDSAPVHGTWEPHPAARWEDGFLSGNGRHGTLVFGDPNYERVVVTHHTLVRPGGRDPRPPQLAAGLPALQDRLLAGDTTAAESFTDGRPHQWVQPFHPAFQVRLRRPPGDCPDHRRDVDFTTGVVRAACTGWTSRVFVSRADDVIVQQVTGPGLTLDVDLDHRLPGAPAGLGVGHGAVLTPEGALLSLRARYPDSDLAVTGVTLLAVTGGTWTLTPPGVHVEGARSVLLLTRVHRHTGELDVVEEGRALRDLLTGYDVLLDRHAALHRTAYERVTLDLAADPAERALPGSELLKRPRSAALLERLFAAGRYHLLSASGLFPPRLTGLWTGDWNTAWSGAFTNDANLNLQTASAAAAALPEVTEAHANLIHRQLPDWRDNARAVFGTRGAVAPGHTDGESGHSYHFNREYPLHLWTAGADWLLKPLVDHDETHGTRDPHTAAALAEVALFYEDFLTRTDEDGRLVVVPSYSPENRPANASWGTINAAMDLSAARHALRTAAAYHPGRDADRWRTLADRLPPHRINDDGALAEWAWPGLEDSYDHRHLSHLYGVWPLDEITPYDTPELAAAAHRALELRGAENDSAHGHLHHALIAARLRDGERVAHALGQVLDGDFFHASLMSAHYPKRDVYNADAAHTLPAVLIEMLVQSTPHRLVLLPALPAAYPSGALRGVRTRFGAEIDLAWSPDGGATAVLRPSRTVRVELRTSSGAEPLDLVAGEDRVLTVRAR; encoded by the coding sequence ATGACCGACTCCGCACCCGTCCACGGCACGTGGGAGCCGCACCCGGCCGCTCGCTGGGAGGACGGTTTCCTGAGCGGCAACGGCCGCCATGGCACCCTTGTGTTCGGCGACCCGAACTACGAGCGGGTCGTCGTCACCCACCACACCCTGGTACGGCCGGGCGGCAGGGACCCCCGGCCGCCGCAGCTCGCCGCCGGCCTCCCCGCCCTCCAGGACCGCCTCCTGGCGGGCGACACGACAGCGGCCGAGAGCTTCACGGACGGACGGCCGCACCAGTGGGTGCAGCCCTTCCACCCCGCCTTCCAGGTCCGGTTGCGCCGACCGCCGGGCGACTGCCCCGACCACCGGCGCGACGTCGACTTCACCACCGGTGTCGTACGGGCGGCCTGCACCGGCTGGACCAGCCGCGTCTTCGTCTCCCGCGCCGACGACGTGATCGTCCAGCAGGTCACCGGGCCCGGCCTCACCCTCGACGTCGACCTGGACCACCGGCTGCCCGGCGCCCCCGCCGGACTGGGCGTCGGCCACGGAGCCGTCCTGACCCCCGAGGGTGCCCTGCTGAGCCTGCGGGCCCGCTACCCGGACAGCGACCTGGCCGTCACCGGCGTCACCCTGCTCGCCGTCACCGGCGGCACGTGGACCCTCACGCCCCCCGGCGTGCACGTCGAGGGAGCCCGCTCCGTCCTGCTCCTCACCCGGGTGCACCGGCACACCGGCGAACTGGACGTGGTCGAGGAGGGCCGTGCCCTGCGCGACCTGCTCACCGGGTACGACGTGCTCCTCGACCGCCATGCCGCCCTGCACCGAACCGCCTACGAGCGCGTCACCCTCGACCTGGCCGCCGACCCCGCCGAACGCGCCCTGCCGGGCTCCGAGTTGCTGAAGCGTCCCCGCAGCGCCGCCCTGCTGGAGCGCCTGTTCGCGGCCGGCCGCTACCACCTGCTGTCCGCGAGCGGCCTTTTCCCGCCCCGCCTGACCGGACTGTGGACGGGCGACTGGAACACGGCCTGGTCGGGAGCGTTCACCAACGACGCCAACCTCAACCTCCAGACCGCGTCGGCCGCTGCCGCCGCCCTCCCCGAGGTCACCGAGGCCCACGCGAACCTGATCCACCGCCAGCTGCCCGACTGGCGCGACAACGCCCGCGCCGTCTTCGGCACCCGGGGCGCCGTCGCACCCGGCCACACCGACGGCGAGTCCGGCCACTCGTACCACTTCAACCGCGAGTACCCGCTGCACCTGTGGACCGCCGGCGCCGACTGGCTGCTCAAACCGCTCGTCGACCACGACGAGACCCACGGCACCCGCGACCCGCACACCGCCGCCGCGCTCGCCGAAGTCGCCCTGTTCTACGAGGACTTCCTCACCCGCACGGACGAGGACGGCCGGCTCGTCGTCGTCCCCTCCTACTCGCCCGAGAACCGGCCCGCCAACGCGAGCTGGGGCACGATCAACGCGGCCATGGACCTCTCCGCGGCCCGCCACGCCCTGCGGACGGCCGCCGCCTACCACCCGGGCCGCGACGCCGACCGCTGGCGTACCCTCGCCGACCGGCTCCCACCGCACCGGATCAACGACGACGGAGCCCTGGCGGAATGGGCCTGGCCGGGCCTGGAGGACTCCTACGACCACCGCCACCTCAGCCACCTCTACGGCGTCTGGCCGCTCGACGAGATCACCCCCTACGACACCCCCGAGCTCGCGGCCGCCGCCCATCGCGCCCTCGAACTGCGCGGCGCCGAGAACGACTCCGCGCACGGCCACCTGCACCACGCGCTCATCGCGGCCCGGCTCAGGGACGGCGAGCGCGTCGCCCACGCTCTCGGCCAGGTCCTGGACGGCGACTTCTTCCACGCCTCCCTGATGAGCGCCCACTACCCCAAGCGCGACGTCTACAACGCCGACGCCGCGCACACCCTGCCCGCCGTGCTGATCGAGATGCTCGTGCAGTCGACCCCCCACCGGCTGGTCCTGCTGCCCGCGCTCCCGGCGGCGTACCCCAGCGGCGCACTGCGCGGTGTGCGTACGCGGTTCGGGGCCGAGATCGACCTCGCCTGGTCCCCGGACGGCGGGGCCACCGCCGTCCTCCGGCCGAGCCGTACCGTCCGCGTCGAACTCAGGACTTCCTCCGGTGCCGAGCCCCTCGACCTCGTCGCCGGAGAAGACCGCGTCCTCACCGTGAGGGCGCGGTAA
- a CDS encoding acyl-CoA dehydrogenase family protein: MSASTTPSSRPAVTEREAREVAEAAREQHWRKPSFAKELFLGRFRLDLIHPHPLPADEAAQRGEEFLAKLRDFVETKVDAALIEREARIPDEVIDGLKELGAFGMKIDTKYGGLGLTQVYYNKALSLVGSASPAIGVLLSAHQSIGVPQPLKLFGTQEQKERFLPRCARTDISAFLLTEPDVGSDPARLATTAVPDGDDYVLDGVKLWTTNGVVADLLVVMARVPRSEGHKGGITAFVVETNSPGVTVENRNAFMGLRGIENGVTRFHQVRVPAAHRIGEEGQGLKIALTTLNTGRLSLPASCVAAGKWCLKIAREWSAAREQWGKPIAHHEAVGSKISFIAATTFALEAVTDLASQMADEDRNDIRIEGALAKLYASEMAWLMADELVQIRGGRGFETAESLRARGERGVPAEQVLRDLRINRIFEGSTEIMHLLIAREAVDAHLSVAGDLIDPEKSLGDKAKAGANAGAFYAKWLPKLVAGPGRLPTSYGEFRHGVDLSGHLRYVERTARKLARSTFYAMSRWQGRMESKQGFLGRIVDIGAELFAMSAACVRAELLRSQGDHGREAYQLADIFCRQSRIRIEELFNRLWTNTDDLDRKVVKGVLSGTYEWLERGIVDPSGEGPWIADATPGPSQTENVHRPIR; the protein is encoded by the coding sequence ATGTCCGCTTCCACCACTCCCTCTTCCCGTCCCGCCGTCACCGAGCGGGAGGCCCGAGAGGTGGCGGAGGCCGCCCGGGAACAGCACTGGCGCAAGCCCAGCTTCGCCAAGGAGCTGTTCCTCGGCCGCTTCCGGCTCGACCTCATCCACCCCCACCCCCTCCCGGCCGACGAGGCGGCCCAGCGCGGCGAGGAGTTCCTCGCCAAGCTCCGCGACTTCGTCGAGACGAAGGTCGACGCGGCCCTCATCGAGCGCGAGGCCCGCATTCCCGACGAGGTGATCGACGGGCTGAAGGAGCTCGGCGCCTTCGGCATGAAGATCGACACCAAGTACGGCGGTCTCGGCCTCACGCAGGTGTACTACAACAAGGCGCTGTCCCTGGTCGGCTCCGCCAGCCCCGCGATCGGCGTGCTGCTCTCCGCGCACCAGTCGATCGGCGTACCGCAGCCGCTCAAGCTCTTCGGCACGCAGGAACAGAAGGAGCGCTTCCTGCCGCGCTGCGCCCGCACCGACATCAGCGCCTTCCTGCTCACCGAGCCCGACGTCGGCTCCGACCCGGCCCGCCTCGCCACCACCGCCGTGCCCGACGGGGACGACTACGTCCTCGACGGCGTGAAGCTGTGGACCACCAACGGCGTTGTCGCCGACCTGCTGGTCGTCATGGCCCGGGTCCCGAGGAGCGAGGGCCACAAGGGCGGCATCACGGCCTTCGTCGTGGAGACCAACTCGCCCGGCGTCACCGTCGAGAACCGCAACGCCTTCATGGGCCTGCGGGGCATCGAGAACGGCGTCACCCGCTTCCACCAGGTCCGCGTCCCCGCCGCCCACCGCATCGGCGAGGAGGGCCAGGGCCTGAAGATCGCCCTGACCACGCTCAACACCGGACGCCTCTCCCTGCCCGCCTCCTGCGTCGCGGCCGGCAAGTGGTGCCTGAAGATCGCCCGGGAGTGGTCGGCGGCCCGCGAGCAGTGGGGCAAGCCCATCGCGCACCACGAGGCGGTCGGCTCCAAGATCTCCTTCATCGCGGCCACCACCTTCGCCCTGGAGGCCGTGACGGATTTGGCCTCACAGATGGCCGACGAGGACCGCAACGACATCCGCATCGAAGGCGCCCTCGCCAAGCTGTACGCCTCCGAGATGGCCTGGCTGATGGCCGACGAACTCGTCCAGATCCGCGGTGGGCGCGGATTCGAGACGGCCGAGTCCCTGCGGGCCCGCGGCGAGCGCGGCGTTCCCGCCGAGCAGGTGCTGCGCGACCTGCGCATCAACCGCATCTTCGAGGGCTCGACGGAGATCATGCATCTCCTCATCGCCCGCGAGGCCGTCGACGCCCACCTCTCGGTCGCCGGCGACCTCATCGACCCGGAGAAGTCCCTCGGGGACAAGGCGAAGGCCGGCGCCAACGCGGGCGCCTTCTACGCCAAGTGGCTCCCGAAACTGGTCGCGGGCCCGGGCCGGCTCCCGACCTCCTACGGCGAGTTCAGGCACGGCGTGGACCTCTCCGGACACCTGCGCTACGTCGAGCGCACCGCCCGCAAGCTCGCCCGCTCCACCTTCTACGCCATGTCCCGCTGGCAGGGCCGGATGGAGTCCAAGCAGGGCTTCCTCGGCCGGATCGTCGACATCGGCGCCGAACTGTTCGCCATGAGCGCGGCCTGCGTACGGGCCGAACTCCTGCGCAGCCAGGGCGACCACGGCCGCGAGGCCTACCAGCTCGCCGACATCTTCTGCCGCCAGTCCCGGATCCGGATCGAGGAGCTCTTCAACCGCCTGTGGACCAACACCGACGACCTCGACCGCAAGGTCGTCAAGGGCGTCCTGTCGGGCACGTACGAGTGGCTGGAGCGCGGCATCGTAGACCCGTCGGGCGAGGGGCCGTGGATCGCGGACGCGACACCGGGGCCGTCCCAGACGGAGAACGTCCACCGGCCGATCCGCTGA
- a CDS encoding glycoside hydrolase family 31 protein, whose protein sequence is MNQPAETQPQVSLAQSSPTVGTFRERGGALEWSGRQETVRIEPWGPDAVRVRARLGGPVLEGLPGALLDEAPATPSTVKIEQGRGQLTVGALTVDVNAEGLVRFLRTEDSAELLAEDRAHFWWPGSRLYTAVGNGHHRLEQRFAAYDDEKLYGLGQHQHGRLDQKGLVLDLVQRNAEVGIPVLTSSRGYTLLWNNPAIGRVELAHNGTRWVADSARQIDYWITAGDPAAAQRRYSAVTGRTPMLPQWAAGFWQCKLRYRTQDELMAVAREYKRRGLPISAIVCDFFHWTHLGEWKFDPKEWPDPAAMVRELEELGIKLVVSVWPSVSPLSENHPVMEQRGYFIGTQYGPMAHADWPDKEVASTVQVAFYDATNPDAREFVWSKVKENYLDPYGITAFWLDACEPELKPGFQENLRYWAGPGLEVGNIYPAENARTFYEGLVATGEEEVISLNRSAWAGSQRYGAALWSGDIGTDFPTLRRQIAAGLNTALSGIPWWNTDIGGFHGGDPDDPAYREVMVRWFQFGALSPLMRLHGFRDPGMPLGPEMTGGPNEVWSYGEEAGAVLEKYLRLRERLKPYVLRVMREAHEEGLPVMRPLFLEFPDDQATWSVDDSYLFGPDLLVAPVLTAGATARTAYLPAGATWTDAWTGETYEGGRSVTVDAPLDRIPLFLRDGARLPVAE, encoded by the coding sequence GTGAATCAGCCTGCTGAAACCCAGCCCCAGGTGAGCCTGGCGCAGTCCTCCCCCACCGTCGGCACGTTCCGCGAACGGGGCGGCGCGCTGGAGTGGAGCGGCCGTCAGGAGACCGTACGGATCGAGCCGTGGGGTCCGGACGCGGTCCGGGTGCGGGCCCGGCTCGGCGGCCCGGTGCTCGAAGGGCTCCCGGGCGCGCTCCTCGACGAGGCCCCCGCGACACCGTCCACGGTGAAGATCGAGCAGGGGCGCGGGCAGCTGACCGTCGGCGCGCTCACCGTCGACGTGAACGCCGAGGGCCTGGTCCGCTTCCTGCGGACGGAGGACTCCGCCGAGCTGCTCGCCGAGGACCGCGCCCACTTCTGGTGGCCCGGCTCCCGCCTCTACACGGCCGTCGGCAACGGCCACCACCGCCTGGAGCAGCGCTTCGCCGCCTACGACGACGAGAAGCTGTACGGCCTCGGCCAGCACCAGCACGGGCGCCTCGACCAGAAGGGCCTGGTCCTCGACCTGGTCCAGCGCAACGCCGAGGTCGGCATCCCGGTGCTGACCTCCAGCCGCGGCTACACCCTGCTGTGGAACAACCCGGCGATCGGCCGCGTGGAGCTCGCGCACAACGGCACGCGGTGGGTCGCCGACTCGGCCCGGCAGATCGACTACTGGATCACGGCGGGCGACCCGGCCGCCGCCCAGCGCCGCTACAGCGCGGTGACCGGCCGGACGCCGATGCTGCCTCAGTGGGCGGCCGGCTTCTGGCAGTGCAAGCTGCGCTACCGCACCCAGGACGAACTCATGGCGGTGGCACGGGAGTACAAGCGGCGGGGCCTGCCGATCTCCGCGATCGTGTGCGACTTCTTCCACTGGACGCACCTCGGCGAGTGGAAGTTCGACCCGAAGGAGTGGCCCGACCCGGCGGCCATGGTGCGGGAGCTGGAGGAGCTCGGCATCAAGCTGGTGGTGAGCGTCTGGCCGTCGGTGTCGCCGCTGAGCGAGAACCACCCGGTCATGGAGCAGCGCGGCTACTTCATCGGAACCCAGTACGGCCCGATGGCCCACGCCGACTGGCCCGACAAGGAGGTCGCCTCCACGGTCCAGGTGGCCTTCTACGACGCCACCAACCCGGACGCCCGGGAGTTCGTGTGGTCGAAGGTCAAGGAGAACTACCTCGACCCGTACGGCATCACGGCGTTCTGGCTGGACGCCTGCGAGCCGGAGCTGAAGCCGGGCTTCCAGGAAAACCTGCGCTACTGGGCGGGCCCCGGCCTGGAGGTCGGCAACATCTACCCGGCCGAGAACGCCCGCACGTTCTACGAAGGCCTCGTCGCCACCGGCGAGGAGGAGGTCATCAGCCTCAACCGCTCGGCCTGGGCGGGCAGTCAGCGCTACGGCGCCGCCCTGTGGTCCGGGGACATCGGCACGGACTTCCCGACCCTGCGCCGCCAGATCGCGGCCGGCCTCAACACCGCGCTGTCGGGCATCCCGTGGTGGAACACCGACATCGGCGGCTTCCACGGGGGCGATCCGGACGACCCGGCGTACCGGGAGGTGATGGTCCGCTGGTTCCAGTTCGGCGCGCTGTCCCCGCTGATGCGCCTGCACGGCTTCCGCGACCCGGGCATGCCGCTGGGCCCGGAGATGACCGGCGGCCCGAACGAGGTGTGGTCGTACGGTGAGGAGGCGGGGGCCGTCCTGGAGAAGTACCTGCGGCTGCGTGAGCGCCTGAAGCCGTATGTCCTGCGGGTCATGCGGGAGGCGCACGAGGAGGGCCTGCCGGTGATGCGGCCACTGTTCCTGGAGTTCCCGGACGACCAGGCCACCTGGTCGGTCGACGACTCCTACCTCTTCGGCCCGGACCTGCTGGTCGCCCCGGTGCTGACCGCCGGCGCCACCGCCCGGACGGCGTACCTGCCGGCGGGGGCCACGTGGACGGACGCGTGGACGGGTGAGACGTACGAGGGCGGCCGGTCCGTGACGGTCGACGCCCCGCTGGACCGCATCCCGCTGTTCCTGCGGGACGGGGCGCGGCTGCCTGTAGCGGAGTAG
- a CDS encoding beta-galactosidase — protein MTGRKQPGLSDATRGRLLFGGDYNPEQWPEETWHEDVRLMKDAGVNSVTLGVFSWSKLEPGPGAREFGWLDTLMDLMHENGIGVVLATPTSSPPPWMGRLHPDTLPVTEDGRTEWWGGRQHFSHSSATYRRYAAAITEDLAARYGGHPALTMWHINNEYCTFDYGDEAAAAFRRWLREKYGTLDVLNEAWGTAFWSQGYDCWDGILPPRLPHYMRNPAQVLDFRRFTSDMLLECYTAERDIVRRHTPHIPVTSNFMPLWFGQDAWRWAGEEDVVSVDLYPDPRDPLGAQNGALVQDMTRSQARGPWMLMEQAAGPVNWRGVNHPKPRGLNRLWSLQAVARGADAVCYFQWRQSRQGAEKFHSGMVSHAGEEGRTYQEVKQLGADLAKIAPQVAGRHITANIAVLHDWNAWWAGAQDGRLSSQVDYPDVLRAWHRALWQAHLATDLAHPEHDLTPYSVAVVPQLYALTDAAIDNLLAYVRGGGTLVCGFLTGVADEDDRVRPGGMDARLRELFGIRTLHEWWPLDAGETVACEGFRGTLWSEEIEPADPDDTTCYKGGELDGMPAVLRKGRAWYLSTLPEPGALRELLARIAVDAGVRPVLDGLPEQVEAVLRGEVLFVLNHGREPVTVEVPGTHHDLLTGTAVTDRVTLGRYGAAVLRP, from the coding sequence ATGACCGGGAGGAAACAGCCCGGTCTGAGCGATGCCACCCGGGGGCGTCTCCTCTTCGGCGGGGACTACAACCCGGAGCAGTGGCCGGAGGAGACCTGGCACGAGGACGTCCGGCTGATGAAGGACGCCGGCGTCAACTCCGTCACCCTCGGGGTGTTCTCGTGGTCGAAGCTGGAACCGGGGCCCGGTGCGCGGGAGTTCGGCTGGCTGGACACCCTGATGGACCTGATGCACGAGAACGGCATCGGTGTCGTCCTCGCCACCCCCACCTCCTCGCCCCCGCCCTGGATGGGCCGGCTGCACCCCGACACCCTGCCCGTCACCGAGGACGGCCGCACCGAGTGGTGGGGCGGCCGCCAGCACTTCTCGCACTCCAGCGCCACCTACCGGCGTTACGCCGCCGCCATCACCGAGGACCTGGCCGCCCGCTACGGCGGCCACCCGGCCCTGACGATGTGGCACATCAACAACGAGTACTGCACCTTCGACTACGGCGACGAGGCCGCGGCCGCCTTCCGCCGCTGGCTGCGCGAGAAGTACGGCACCCTCGACGTCCTCAACGAGGCCTGGGGCACCGCCTTCTGGAGCCAGGGCTACGACTGCTGGGACGGCATCCTGCCGCCCCGCCTGCCGCACTACATGCGCAACCCCGCCCAGGTCCTGGACTTCAGGCGCTTCACCTCCGACATGCTCCTGGAGTGTTACACCGCCGAGCGGGACATCGTCCGGCGTCACACCCCGCACATCCCGGTCACCAGCAACTTCATGCCGCTGTGGTTCGGGCAGGACGCGTGGCGCTGGGCGGGGGAGGAGGACGTCGTCTCCGTCGACCTCTACCCGGACCCGCGCGATCCGCTCGGCGCCCAGAACGGCGCACTCGTCCAGGACATGACCCGCTCCCAGGCGCGCGGCCCGTGGATGCTCATGGAGCAGGCGGCCGGGCCGGTCAACTGGCGGGGTGTGAACCACCCGAAGCCGCGTGGCCTCAACCGGCTGTGGTCCCTCCAGGCCGTCGCCCGGGGTGCCGACGCCGTCTGCTACTTCCAGTGGCGGCAGTCCCGGCAGGGCGCGGAGAAGTTCCACTCCGGCATGGTCAGCCACGCGGGGGAGGAGGGCCGTACGTACCAGGAGGTCAAGCAGCTCGGCGCGGACCTGGCGAAGATCGCCCCCCAGGTGGCCGGCCGGCACATCACCGCGAACATCGCGGTCCTGCACGACTGGAACGCCTGGTGGGCAGGCGCCCAGGACGGCCGCCTGTCCAGCCAGGTGGACTACCCGGACGTCCTGCGCGCCTGGCACCGGGCCCTCTGGCAGGCCCACCTCGCAACCGACCTCGCCCACCCCGAGCACGATCTGACGCCGTACTCGGTGGCCGTCGTGCCCCAGCTGTACGCGCTCACCGACGCGGCGATCGACAACCTCCTCGCCTACGTCCGCGGCGGCGGCACCCTCGTCTGCGGCTTCCTGACCGGCGTCGCCGACGAGGATGACCGCGTGCGCCCCGGCGGCATGGACGCCCGGCTGAGGGAGCTGTTCGGCATCCGCACGCTGCACGAGTGGTGGCCGCTGGACGCGGGGGAGACCGTCGCCTGCGAGGGCTTCCGGGGCACGCTGTGGTCCGAGGAGATCGAGCCCGCCGACCCCGACGACACGACTTGCTACAAGGGCGGCGAACTGGACGGCATGCCCGCCGTCCTGCGCAAGGGCCGGGCCTGGTACCTCTCCACGCTCCCCGAGCCCGGGGCCCTGCGCGAGCTGCTGGCCCGGATCGCCGTCGACGCGGGCGTCCGGCCGGTGCTCGACGGCCTCCCCGAGCAGGTCGAGGCCGTCCTGCGGGGCGAGGTGCTGTTCGTGCTCAACCACGGCCGCGAGCCGGTGACCGTCGAGGTCCCCGGCACCCACCACGACCTGCTGACGGGGACGGCCGTCACCGACCGGGTCACCCTCGGCCGCTACGGGGCGGCGGTGCTGCGGCCATGA
- a CDS encoding LacI family DNA-binding transcriptional regulator gives MVTLAEVAQHAGVSASTVSYVLSGKRSISATTRQRVERSIRELGYHPNAGARALASSKSNIIALMVPLRTDMYVPVMMEIAIAVATAARTHGYDVLLLTGEEGPDAVRRVAGSGLADGMILMDVELDDERLPLLRATDQPSVLIGLPADTAGLTCVDLDFRATGALCVEHLAKQGHQDIAVIGEAPAVYERHTGFAERTLDGLRSRSRELGVRLLHRPCDGGYDAMAVTLARILDERPGTTGIIVQNESAVEPLLALLRQQGRAVPEDVSVVAICPDQVATQASVRLTSVAIPAQEMGRHAVEHLVAKFEGRGSDEVVLIAPELTVRGSTGPAPTPRP, from the coding sequence ATGGTCACCCTCGCCGAGGTCGCCCAGCACGCCGGAGTCTCGGCGAGCACGGTGAGCTATGTCCTCAGCGGCAAGCGGTCCATCTCCGCGACCACCCGGCAGCGGGTCGAGCGGAGCATCCGCGAGCTCGGGTACCACCCGAACGCCGGGGCCCGTGCCCTGGCCAGCAGTAAATCGAACATCATCGCGCTGATGGTCCCGCTGCGCACGGACATGTACGTGCCCGTGATGATGGAGATCGCCATCGCGGTCGCGACCGCCGCGCGGACGCACGGGTACGACGTGCTGCTGCTCACCGGCGAGGAGGGCCCGGACGCGGTGCGCCGCGTCGCCGGGAGCGGGCTCGCCGACGGGATGATCCTGATGGACGTCGAGCTCGACGACGAGCGGCTGCCGTTGCTGCGCGCGACGGACCAGCCGTCCGTATTGATCGGGCTGCCCGCCGACACCGCGGGGCTGACCTGCGTCGATCTGGACTTCCGGGCGACGGGCGCGCTGTGTGTGGAGCACCTGGCGAAGCAGGGGCACCAGGACATCGCTGTCATCGGCGAGGCCCCGGCCGTGTACGAGCGGCACACCGGTTTCGCCGAGCGCACCCTCGACGGGCTGCGGTCCCGTTCCCGGGAGCTGGGCGTGCGGCTGCTGCACCGGCCGTGCGACGGCGGGTACGACGCGATGGCCGTGACGCTCGCCCGGATCCTCGACGAACGCCCGGGGACCACGGGGATCATCGTGCAGAACGAGTCGGCGGTCGAGCCGCTGCTCGCGCTGCTGCGGCAGCAGGGCCGGGCCGTGCCGGAGGACGTGTCGGTGGTCGCGATCTGCCCCGACCAGGTCGCGACCCAGGCCTCGGTGCGGCTCACGTCGGTCGCCATCCCCGCGCAGGAGATGGGCCGGCATGCCGTGGAACACCTGGTCGCCAAGTTCGAGGGGCGCGGCAGCGACGAGGTCGTGCTGATCGCGCCCGAGCTGACGGTCCGGGGCAGCACGGGTCCGGCGCCCACCCCCCGGCCGTAG
- a CDS encoding sulfotransferase, whose amino-acid sequence MSTSPLALTLANVLLRPGFGSRRTPDRIFDRIVVEAGEAPGDREFVDGFRSLLGWWAKAENLTPVGWQSAQAHVRRHLANRARVRRLIAERPEIEREPIERPVFVVGLPRTATTVTHSVLSISDEHRCPLLWELLGPDLELPPRQRRKAITAGRRLVQGTNLFAPRFRDIHAMAAEGPEECTFALPHALMPFSQARIPEYLAWHRERDFVADYRYLKQVYQVLQYGRPRRRWMLKSPMHLENLDALRTVFPDATIVWCHRDPVTVVASFCSLIEHGMAVSTRPLDLAGIGTTWLGLLSRAMTRGLAARAAIPTEQLVDAPYSWLGSDPATGAPKLYAAVGAPWTEADAARLPAAVARPQGTRKHTYDLSRYGLTRAEVESAFADYNALRAEVDRA is encoded by the coding sequence GTGTCCACGTCTCCGCTCGCCCTCACGCTGGCCAATGTGTTGCTGCGGCCGGGCTTCGGCTCCCGTCGTACCCCGGACCGGATCTTCGACCGCATCGTGGTGGAGGCCGGTGAGGCGCCCGGAGACCGGGAGTTCGTCGACGGCTTCCGGTCGCTGCTGGGGTGGTGGGCGAAGGCCGAGAACCTCACCCCGGTCGGCTGGCAGTCCGCGCAGGCGCACGTCAGGCGGCATCTCGCCAACCGGGCCCGGGTGCGGCGGCTGATCGCCGAGCGTCCGGAGATCGAGCGGGAGCCGATCGAGCGGCCGGTGTTCGTCGTGGGGCTGCCGCGCACCGCCACCACGGTGACGCACTCCGTGCTGTCGATCTCGGACGAGCACCGGTGTCCCCTGCTGTGGGAACTGCTCGGGCCCGACCTGGAGTTGCCGCCCCGGCAGCGGCGCAAGGCGATCACGGCCGGGCGCCGGCTGGTGCAGGGCACGAACCTCTTCGCGCCGCGCTTCCGCGACATCCACGCGATGGCCGCCGAGGGCCCCGAGGAGTGCACGTTCGCGCTCCCGCACGCCCTGATGCCGTTCTCCCAGGCCCGTATCCCCGAGTACCTGGCCTGGCACCGCGAGCGGGACTTCGTCGCCGACTACCGGTACCTCAAGCAGGTCTACCAGGTGCTCCAGTACGGCCGTCCGCGGCGGCGCTGGATGCTGAAGTCCCCCATGCACCTGGAGAACCTGGACGCGCTGCGCACGGTCTTCCCCGACGCCACGATCGTGTGGTGCCACCGCGACCCGGTCACCGTCGTGGCGTCGTTCTGCTCGCTGATCGAGCACGGCATGGCCGTCAGCACCCGCCCGCTCGACCTGGCCGGCATCGGCACCACCTGGCTGGGCCTGCTGAGCCGTGCCATGACGCGCGGTCTCGCGGCCCGGGCCGCCATCCCGACGGAGCAGCTGGTGGACGCCCCGTACTCCTGGCTCGGGTCCGACCCCGCCACCGGTGCCCCGAAGCTCTACGCGGCCGTCGGCGCCCCCTGGACCGAAGCCGACGCGGCCCGTCTCCCCGCGGCCGTCGCCCGCCCCCAGGGCACCCGCAAGCACACCTACGACCTGTCCCGCTACGGCCTGACCCGCGCCGAGGTCGAGTCGGCGTTCGCGGACTACAACGCGCTGCGGGCCGAGGTCGACCGCGCCTGA